CGCTGGTCGACGTGCTCGACGCGCTCCCGAAGGAGATGGAGCAGGTGCAGCGGGCGTGCTCCGCCGCGTCCGACGTGATCCGCGGCCGCTACTTCCCGTCGGCGGCCGCGACGACCTGGGTCGGGGAGGCTCTCTAGTGGCGCGGCTCCGGGTGGTCCACACGTCGACGTTCCGGTACGCCGGGCCGGTGGCGGCGTCGTACAACGAGGCACGCATGACGCCGCTGTCGCAGGTGGGGCAGACGGTGCTGGAGTCGCGGGTCGAGGTCAAGCCGCACACGTGGTGGCACGAGTACCGCGACTACTGGGGCAGCGCGGTGACGGCGTTCGAGGTGCTCGCGCCGCACGAGTCGCTCGTCATCACGGCGGAGCACGTGGTCGACGTCGCGGAGCGGGTGCCCGGCCGGGCGCCGGTCGGGTGGGACGTCCTGCGCGGTGCGGACCTGCGGGACCGGCTCGCGGAGTTCCTCGCGGACACGCCCACGACCGAGCCGCCCGAGGAGGTCGTCGCGCTCGCGCGCGAGGCGGCCGACGGGCTCGAGCCGGCGCAGGCCGCCGAGGCGGTGTGCCGCGTGCTGCGCGACCGCGTCGACTACATCCCGGGCGCGACGACGGTGCACACCCCGGCGACGGAGGCGTGGGCCGCGGGCGCGGGCGTGTGCCAGGACATCGCGCACCTCGCGGTCGGGGCGCTGCGCAGCATCGGCATCCCGGCGCGCTACGTGTCCGGGTACCTGCACCCGCGGTTCGACGCGCCCGTGGGCGAGACGGTGAGCGG
The sequence above is a segment of the Cellulomonas fimi genome. Coding sequences within it:
- a CDS encoding transglutaminase family protein, translating into MARLRVVHTSTFRYAGPVAASYNEARMTPLSQVGQTVLESRVEVKPHTWWHEYRDYWGSAVTAFEVLAPHESLVITAEHVVDVAERVPGRAPVGWDVLRGADLRDRLAEFLADTPTTEPPEEVVALAREAADGLEPAQAAEAVCRVLRDRVDYIPGATTVHTPATEAWAAGAGVCQDIAHLAVGALRSIGIPARYVSGYLHPRFDAPVGETVSGESHAWVEWWTGEWTAYDPTNRVPVGEHHVVLARGRSYDDVPPLRGIYAGAGTQELAVEVRITREA